In Vreelandella piezotolerans, one genomic interval encodes:
- a CDS encoding CDP-alcohol phosphatidyltransferase family protein: protein MLDRFTMPLTQRPLLALADILHRQKITADQVTLAAFIVGLSALPLLAFEQYGWALAAIVLNRVGDGVDGALARLNNQQSDAGGFLDIGLDFVFYASVVLGFALADPAQNALPAALLLFAFIGTGTSFLAFAIVAKARQIERPSFPKKAFYYLEGLTEGTETVAAFVLFCLFPTAFPLLACLFAAACLITTITRLWGGYWTLRS from the coding sequence GTGTTAGACCGCTTTACCATGCCGCTGACCCAGCGACCGCTTCTCGCGCTTGCTGACATCCTGCATCGTCAAAAAATTACCGCTGATCAAGTCACGCTAGCGGCCTTCATCGTGGGGCTCAGCGCCTTGCCGCTACTGGCATTCGAACAGTACGGGTGGGCGTTGGCTGCAATCGTGCTCAATCGTGTGGGAGATGGGGTAGATGGTGCCTTGGCCCGGCTGAATAATCAGCAAAGCGACGCGGGCGGCTTTCTAGACATTGGGCTTGATTTTGTCTTTTATGCGTCGGTAGTGCTCGGCTTTGCGCTGGCCGACCCTGCGCAGAATGCGCTGCCCGCTGCGCTGCTGCTCTTTGCGTTCATTGGCACCGGCACATCGTTTTTGGCCTTCGCCATCGTCGCCAAGGCCCGGCAGATAGAACGGCCCAGCTTTCCTAAAAAAGCCTTTTACTATTTAGAAGGCTTGACTGAGGGCACCGAAACGGTCGCGGCGTTCGTGTTGTTCTGTTTGTTCCCCACGGCGTTTCCCTTGTTGGCTTGCCTGTTCGCTGCTGCGTGCTTGATCACCACCATCACGCGGCTCTGGGGTGGCTACTGGACACTGCGTTCATGA
- the sstT gene encoding serine/threonine transporter SstT — protein MIATATTVFRPLLRLGLIPQIVIGIVAGVLLALLVPDIASDVALLGQLFIAALQAVAPILVFVLVAAAIAAHQAGQPTHIRSVLLLYVAGTLIAALIAVAASFALPTELALDAGQVDGNPPSDIFTVLRDLLLNAVANPVTALMDANFIAILAWAIGLGLTLRQASDTTRQALSDLSAAITRIVTLVIRLAPLGIFGLVAGTLAESGVQALLNYAQLLGVIVGCMLFVALVSNPLLVYLATRQNPYPLVFACLRGSAITAFFTRSSAANIPVNLELCRRLDLDADTYAISIPLGATINMCGAAITITVITLATTHTLGISVDFPTALLLCIVSALAACGVSGVAGGSLMLIPMAASLFGIPTEVAMQAVAIGFVISVVQDSTETALNSSTDVLFTAAACRARKPD, from the coding sequence ATGATTGCCACCGCTACCACCGTTTTTCGACCCTTGTTACGGCTGGGGCTTATTCCTCAAATCGTCATCGGTATTGTCGCTGGGGTGCTGTTGGCCCTACTCGTACCCGACATAGCCAGCGATGTAGCGCTTCTCGGGCAGCTTTTCATTGCCGCGCTGCAAGCCGTGGCGCCTATTTTGGTCTTCGTACTGGTGGCGGCGGCCATTGCCGCCCATCAGGCGGGCCAGCCGACCCATATTCGCTCGGTGCTCTTACTCTACGTCGCAGGTACGCTGATTGCCGCGTTGATTGCCGTAGCCGCAAGCTTCGCACTTCCCACGGAGCTGGCCTTGGATGCGGGACAAGTCGACGGCAACCCGCCGAGCGATATTTTCACCGTGCTGCGTGACTTACTGCTCAACGCGGTGGCGAACCCTGTGACGGCTCTGATGGACGCCAATTTCATCGCCATTCTGGCCTGGGCCATTGGTTTGGGGTTGACACTTCGCCAGGCCAGCGACACGACTCGCCAAGCGCTGAGCGATTTATCCGCCGCCATTACGCGTATCGTCACCCTGGTGATTCGCCTGGCCCCCCTGGGTATTTTCGGCTTAGTGGCCGGTACACTCGCGGAGTCTGGCGTTCAGGCACTGCTGAACTACGCCCAGCTATTGGGGGTGATCGTTGGCTGTATGCTGTTCGTTGCGCTAGTAAGTAACCCGCTATTGGTCTACTTGGCTACCCGCCAAAATCCTTACCCGCTGGTGTTTGCCTGCCTGCGGGGCAGCGCCATTACGGCGTTTTTCACTCGCAGCTCGGCGGCCAACATTCCGGTCAACCTGGAACTTTGCCGCCGTTTGGACCTGGATGCCGACACCTACGCGATCTCCATTCCGTTAGGTGCCACCATCAATATGTGCGGCGCGGCGATCACCATTACCGTGATTACGCTGGCGACTACGCACACCCTGGGAATTAGCGTGGATTTCCCCACCGCGCTGCTGCTCTGCATCGTATCGGCTCTGGCGGCCTGCGGTGTGTCTGGCGTGGCGGGCGGTTCGTTGATGCTGATTCCCATGGCCGCCAGCCTGTTCGGCATTCCGACCGAAGTGGCCATGCAGGCCGTCGCCATTGGCTTTGTGATTAGCGTGGTGCAAGACTCTACCGAAACGGCGCTCAACTCCTCCACCGATGTGCTGTTTACCGCCGCCGCCTGTCGAGCGCGTAAGCCTGATTAA
- a CDS encoding helix-turn-helix domain-containing protein — protein MDEHSLVTLGQHLQALRKAQDLSLSQLANAAGIAKSNLCRLEQGNGNPTLDTIWRLAVQLNVPFGTLVAPISVPLGEDGVQVQLIDQGKGASQVDAYWMRCAPHTLRHAEAHTPGTQETLTLISGYLEAGPEGATLSLAPGDSVTFPADQPHLYRTQAAEATLLLTVTYGLEGTRS, from the coding sequence ATGGACGAGCACTCTCTTGTTACGCTAGGCCAACACCTCCAAGCGCTTCGTAAAGCGCAGGATTTATCGCTCTCGCAACTTGCCAACGCGGCGGGCATCGCGAAATCCAACCTATGCCGCTTAGAGCAAGGCAATGGCAACCCGACGCTCGACACGATCTGGCGGCTGGCCGTCCAACTCAACGTTCCGTTTGGCACCCTAGTTGCACCGATTAGCGTGCCGCTCGGCGAGGATGGCGTGCAGGTACAGTTGATTGACCAAGGTAAAGGCGCATCACAGGTAGATGCCTACTGGATGCGCTGCGCGCCCCACACCCTGCGCCACGCCGAGGCCCACACACCGGGCACCCAAGAGACGCTGACGCTGATCAGCGGCTATTTGGAAGCCGGACCAGAAGGCGCAACGCTCTCGCTCGCTCCCGGCGATAGCGTCACTTTCCCCGCCGATCAGCCACACCTTTACCGCACTCAGGCGGCAGAAGCCACTCTGCTGCTCACCGTCACCTACGGGCTAGAGGGCACCCGCTCATGA
- a CDS encoding AzlC family ABC transporter permease: protein MSQPADHTVNAQHSSLRSALQGVREAIPLLGGYIPVALSFGLVATQADFTTWEAAAISALIYAGASQFLFVGMIAAGAPLWLVVIMTLLINVRHVVYGPNLAALLPRSRHWPWLMHGLTDQVFALALTRLPQLPEVKRFSWFVGASLLAWAVWIIGTIVGASGGEAVTARWPLLGEIMPFALPALFLTMVAPRFTDQRWAAAMLCTILAALALNLAGWSNVAIPLAAACGALCFYTVTFQPRRSRP, encoded by the coding sequence ATGAGCCAGCCAGCCGATCACACCGTTAACGCCCAGCACTCATCGCTGCGCTCTGCCTTACAGGGTGTGCGTGAAGCCATTCCGCTACTAGGCGGCTATATTCCAGTCGCGCTCTCGTTTGGTTTGGTCGCGACGCAGGCCGATTTCACCACCTGGGAAGCCGCCGCCATTTCAGCACTGATCTATGCGGGTGCGTCGCAGTTTCTGTTCGTGGGCATGATTGCCGCGGGCGCACCGCTGTGGCTGGTGGTCATCATGACGCTGCTCATCAACGTGCGCCACGTGGTGTACGGCCCCAATTTGGCCGCGCTGCTGCCCCGCAGCCGCCACTGGCCTTGGTTGATGCACGGCCTGACCGACCAAGTCTTTGCCTTGGCACTCACACGGCTACCCCAGCTACCGGAAGTCAAGCGGTTCAGTTGGTTCGTGGGTGCCTCGCTGCTGGCTTGGGCGGTGTGGATCATCGGTACCATCGTCGGCGCGTCCGGCGGCGAGGCGGTCACCGCCCGCTGGCCGCTGCTGGGGGAGATCATGCCCTTCGCCCTTCCAGCCCTATTTCTTACCATGGTGGCACCGCGCTTTACCGACCAGCGCTGGGCCGCCGCCATGCTGTGTACCATCCTTGCCGCGCTGGCCTTGAACTTGGCCGGGTGGAGCAATGTCGCGATTCCGCTGGCCGCCGCCTGCGGCGCGCTGTGCTTTTATACGGTCACGTTCCAACCACGGAGGAGCCGCCCATGA